Proteins co-encoded in one Prescottella sp. R16 genomic window:
- the infA gene encoding translation initiation factor IF-1, translated as MAKKDGAIEVEGRVVEPLPNAMFRIELENGHKVLAHISGKMRQHYIRILPEDRVVVELSPYDLSRGRIVYRYK; from the coding sequence ATGGCTAAGAAGGACGGGGCCATCGAGGTCGAGGGACGAGTTGTCGAGCCGCTGCCCAATGCGATGTTCCGCATTGAGCTGGAGAACGGCCACAAGGTCCTCGCACACATCAGCGGCAAGATGCGTCAGCACTACATTCGCATTCTGCCCGAGGACCGCGTTGTCGTGGAGCTGTCGCCCTACGACCTGTCGCGTGGGCGCATCGTTTACCGCTACAAGTAA
- the rplX gene encoding 50S ribosomal protein L24: MKVHKGDTVLVISGKDKGAKGKVIQAFPATGKVLVEGVNRIKKHTAVSANERGASSGGIVTQEAPIQVSNVMVVDSDGNPTRVGYRTDEETGKRVRISRKNGKDI; encoded by the coding sequence ATGAAGGTGCACAAGGGTGACACCGTGCTGGTCATCTCCGGCAAGGACAAGGGCGCGAAGGGCAAGGTCATCCAGGCCTTCCCCGCGACCGGCAAGGTCCTCGTCGAGGGCGTGAACCGCATCAAGAAGCACACCGCGGTCTCTGCGAACGAGCGTGGCGCCTCCTCGGGCGGCATCGTGACGCAGGAAGCGCCGATCCAGGTCTCGAACGTCATGGTCGTCGACTCGGACGGTAACCCGACTCGCGTCGGCTACCGCACCGACGAGGAGACCGGCAAGCGCGTTCGCATTTCCCGGAAGAACGGGAAGGACATCTGA
- the rpsK gene encoding 30S ribosomal protein S11: MPPKSRSTGPKKTQKARRRDKKNVPHGAAHIKSTFNNTIVSITDPAGNVISWASSGHVGFKGSRKSTPFAAQLAAENAARKAQEHGVKKVDVFVKGPGSGRETAIRSLQAAGLEVGTISDVTPQPHNGCRPPKRRRV, translated from the coding sequence ATGCCTCCGAAGTCACGCAGCACCGGTCCGAAGAAGACCCAGAAGGCGCGTCGCAGGGACAAGAAGAACGTCCCGCACGGCGCCGCTCACATCAAGAGCACCTTCAACAACACGATCGTGTCGATCACCGACCCGGCCGGCAACGTCATCTCCTGGGCGTCGTCGGGCCACGTGGGCTTCAAGGGCTCGCGCAAGTCGACTCCGTTCGCTGCCCAGCTGGCTGCCGAGAACGCGGCCCGCAAGGCGCAGGAGCACGGCGTGAAGAAGGTCGACGTCTTCGTCAAGGGCCCGGGCTCGGGTCGCGAGACGGCGATCCGCTCGCTGCAGGCTGCAGGCCTCGAGGTCGGCACCATCTCCGATGTCACTCCCCAGCCGCACAACGGCTGCCGCCCGCCCAAGCGGCGTCGCGTCTAG
- the rplF gene encoding 50S ribosomal protein L6: MSRIGKIPVAVPAGVDVSIDGQDVAVKGPKGALSLTISEPISIAKGEDGALQVIRPDDERRSRALHGLSRTLVQNMIVGVTAGYTTKMEIHGVGYRVALKGKDLEFSLGFSHPVLIEAPEGISFAVESPTKFSIAGIDKQQVGQIAANIRRLRKSDPYKGKGIRYEGEQVRRKVGKTGK; this comes from the coding sequence ATGTCGCGTATTGGAAAGATTCCGGTCGCCGTCCCCGCTGGCGTCGACGTGTCCATCGACGGCCAGGACGTCGCGGTCAAGGGCCCCAAGGGTGCCCTGTCGCTGACGATCTCCGAGCCGATTTCGATTGCCAAGGGTGAGGACGGTGCCCTCCAGGTCATCCGTCCCGACGACGAGCGTCGCAGCCGTGCGCTGCACGGTCTGTCGCGCACCCTCGTGCAGAACATGATCGTCGGTGTCACCGCCGGTTACACCACCAAGATGGAGATCCACGGTGTCGGTTACCGTGTGGCGCTCAAGGGCAAGGACCTCGAGTTCTCGCTCGGCTTCAGCCACCCGGTCCTGATCGAGGCTCCCGAGGGCATCAGCTTCGCCGTCGAGTCGCCGACCAAGTTCTCGATCGCCGGCATCGACAAGCAGCAGGTCGGCCAGATCGCGGCCAACATCCGTCGTCTGCGCAAGTCCGATCCCTACAAGGGCAAGGGCATCCGCTACGAGGGTGAGCAGGTCCGTCGCAAGGTCGGAAAGACGGGTAAGTGA
- the dtd gene encoding D-aminoacyl-tRNA deacylase — protein MRALVQRVTSAAVTVDGEEVGRIAPPDGGQGLLVLVGVGHDDDPVSAANLARRVWRLRILDDEQSASDVGAPVLVVSQFTLMADTRRSRRPSWSAAAPRATAEPLVDAFADALRDLGATVASGRFGADMQVSLVNDGPVTVLLEG, from the coding sequence ATGCGCGCGCTCGTCCAACGGGTCACGTCGGCAGCCGTCACCGTCGACGGCGAGGAGGTCGGACGGATCGCTCCGCCCGACGGCGGCCAGGGACTGCTCGTGCTCGTCGGCGTCGGCCACGACGACGACCCGGTCTCTGCGGCCAACCTGGCACGTCGGGTGTGGCGGCTGCGGATCCTCGACGACGAGCAGTCCGCGTCGGATGTCGGTGCCCCGGTCCTCGTCGTCAGCCAGTTCACGCTCATGGCCGACACCCGCAGGAGCCGGCGGCCGTCGTGGTCGGCGGCCGCGCCGCGGGCCACCGCCGAACCGCTGGTCGACGCGTTCGCCGACGCCCTGCGCGACCTCGGTGCCACCGTGGCGTCCGGTCGCTTCGGCGCCGACATGCAGGTGAGCCTCGTCAACGACGGACCGGTGACCGTCCTCCTCGAGGGGTGA
- the rpsM gene encoding 30S ribosomal protein S13, giving the protein MARLAGVDLPREKRMEIALTYIFGIGRTTSKEILAATGVDPDLRSKDLSDEDLGKLREYIEESVKVEGDLRREVQADIRRKIEIGCYQGLRHRRGLPVRGQRTKTNARTRKGPKRTVAGKKK; this is encoded by the coding sequence ATGGCACGTCTCGCAGGTGTCGATCTTCCCCGCGAAAAGCGCATGGAGATCGCACTGACTTACATCTTCGGCATCGGCCGTACGACTTCCAAGGAGATCCTGGCTGCCACGGGTGTCGACCCGGACCTGCGCAGCAAGGACCTGTCCGACGAGGACCTGGGCAAGCTCCGCGAGTACATCGAGGAGTCGGTCAAGGTCGAGGGCGACCTGCGTCGTGAGGTGCAGGCGGACATCCGCCGCAAGATCGAAATCGGCTGCTACCAGGGCCTGCGCCACCGTCGTGGTCTGCCCGTGCGTGGCCAGCGCACCAAGACCAACGCCCGCACCCGCAAGGGTCCGAAGCGCACCGTCGCAGGAAAGAAGAAGTAA
- the map gene encoding type I methionyl aminopeptidase gives MAFGRKRKVVPFRTAGELDAMAAAGAIVGAALVAVRDAAEPGVSTLELDRVAEAVIRDAGAVPSFLGYHGFTGSICSSVNDRVVHGIPSADDILAEGDLVSIDCGAVLDGWHGDSAWTFGVGELSEADAQLSEATRLSMEAGIAAMIDGNRLTDVSHAIELGTHAAEKLHGRSYGIVDGYGGHAIGREMHMDPFLPNEGAPGKGPHLVVGSVLAIEPMLTLGTYETEVLGDDWTVVTTDGSRAAHWEHTVAVTEDGPRILTLRPGGN, from the coding sequence ATGGCCTTCGGTCGCAAGCGCAAGGTCGTTCCGTTCCGCACGGCAGGTGAGCTCGACGCCATGGCGGCTGCGGGTGCGATCGTCGGGGCCGCTCTCGTGGCGGTGCGGGACGCGGCCGAACCGGGCGTGAGCACCCTGGAGCTGGACCGGGTGGCGGAGGCCGTGATCCGGGATGCCGGCGCGGTGCCCTCGTTCCTCGGCTACCACGGGTTCACCGGGTCGATCTGCTCGTCGGTCAACGACCGCGTCGTGCACGGTATCCCGTCGGCCGACGACATCCTCGCCGAGGGCGACCTGGTGTCGATCGACTGTGGTGCCGTCCTCGATGGGTGGCACGGGGATTCGGCGTGGACGTTCGGTGTCGGTGAGCTCAGCGAGGCCGATGCCCAGCTGAGCGAGGCCACCCGGCTGTCGATGGAGGCGGGTATCGCCGCGATGATCGACGGTAACCGGCTCACCGACGTCTCCCACGCCATCGAGTTGGGGACGCATGCCGCGGAGAAGTTGCACGGCCGGTCCTACGGGATCGTCGACGGCTACGGCGGGCATGCGATCGGCCGCGAGATGCACATGGATCCGTTCCTGCCGAACGAGGGTGCGCCCGGCAAGGGCCCGCACCTGGTGGTCGGGTCGGTGCTCGCGATCGAGCCGATGCTGACCCTCGGCACCTACGAGACCGAGGTTCTCGGCGACGACTGGACGGTCGTCACCACCGACGGCAGCCGGGCCGCCCACTGGGAGCACACGGTCGCCGTCACCGAGGACGGTCCCCGCATCCTCACGCTGCGTCCCGGCGGCAACTGA
- the rplO gene encoding 50S ribosomal protein L15, with protein sequence MTIKLHHLRPAPGAKTDKTRVGRGEGSKGKTAGRGTKGTKARKNVPAAFEGGQMPLHMRLPKLKGFKNAFRTEYQVVNVGDIARLFPEGGQIGVAELVAAGAVRKNQLVKVLAEGEITVAVQVTANKFSGAAKEKIAAAGGTTTEL encoded by the coding sequence ATGACCATCAAGTTGCACCACCTGCGCCCCGCGCCCGGCGCCAAGACCGACAAGACTCGCGTCGGTCGCGGTGAGGGCTCGAAGGGTAAGACCGCCGGTCGCGGCACCAAGGGCACCAAGGCACGCAAGAACGTGCCGGCCGCCTTCGAGGGTGGACAGATGCCGCTGCACATGCGTCTGCCCAAGCTCAAGGGCTTCAAGAACGCGTTCCGCACCGAGTACCAGGTCGTGAACGTCGGCGACATCGCTCGCCTGTTCCCCGAGGGTGGACAGATCGGCGTTGCCGAGCTCGTCGCCGCGGGTGCGGTTCGCAAGAACCAGCTCGTGAAGGTTCTCGCCGAGGGCGAGATCACGGTTGCCGTCCAGGTCACCGCGAACAAGTTCTCGGGCGCTGCCAAGGAGAAGATCGCTGCTGCCGGTGGTACCACCACCGAGCTGTGA
- the rpsE gene encoding 30S ribosomal protein S5, whose translation MPGRQRRDGGSGPAGQNGPNQGDNRGGRDRRDNRRDNAAEKSNYIERVVSINRVSKVVKGGRRFSFTALVIVGDGNGLVGVGYGKAKEVPAAIQKGVEEARKGFFRVPLIGSTITHPIQGEAAAGVVMLRPASPGTGVIAGGAVRAVLECAGISDILAKSLGSDNAINVVHATVAALKGLQRPEEVAARRGLPLEDVAPAGMLRARAQAGSVK comes from the coding sequence ATGCCGGGACGTCAAAGGCGTGACGGCGGAAGCGGACCCGCCGGACAGAATGGGCCGAACCAGGGCGACAACCGCGGCGGTCGCGACCGTCGCGACAACCGCCGGGACAACGCCGCCGAGAAGTCGAACTACATCGAGCGCGTCGTCTCGATCAACCGCGTGTCGAAGGTCGTCAAGGGCGGTCGTCGCTTCAGCTTCACCGCTCTGGTGATCGTGGGCGACGGCAACGGACTCGTCGGCGTCGGCTACGGCAAGGCCAAGGAAGTTCCCGCGGCCATCCAGAAGGGCGTCGAGGAGGCTCGCAAGGGCTTCTTCCGCGTGCCGCTCATCGGTAGCACCATCACCCACCCGATTCAGGGTGAGGCGGCGGCCGGTGTCGTCATGCTGCGTCCGGCCAGCCCGGGTACCGGTGTGATCGCCGGTGGCGCGGTGCGTGCCGTGCTGGAGTGCGCGGGAATCTCCGACATCCTCGCCAAGTCGCTCGGTAGCGACAACGCGATCAACGTTGTGCACGCGACGGTTGCCGCCCTCAAGGGTCTGCAGCGTCCGGAAGAGGTCGCAGCCCGTCGTGGCCTGCCCCTCGAGGACGTGGCCCCGGCCGGCATGCTGCGCGCTCGTGCACAGGCTGGGAGCGTGAAGTAA
- the rplR gene encoding 50S ribosomal protein L18, producing the protein MSQTANQKAKRIPLGKDASTTRRLSKARRHFRLRKKISGTPERPRLVVNRSSRHIHVQLVDDLAGKTLAAASTIEADVRALDGDKKARGAKVGQLIAERAKAAGVEAVVFDRGGHTYSGRIAALADAAREGGLKF; encoded by the coding sequence ATGAGCCAGACTGCAAACCAGAAAGCCAAGCGGATTCCGCTGGGCAAGGACGCGTCCACCACGCGTCGTCTGTCGAAGGCGCGTCGTCACTTCCGTCTTCGCAAGAAGATCTCCGGCACCCCCGAGCGTCCGCGTCTCGTCGTGAACCGCTCCTCGCGTCACATCCACGTGCAGCTCGTGGACGACCTGGCCGGCAAGACCCTTGCCGCCGCGTCGACCATCGAGGCGGACGTGCGTGCGCTGGACGGCGACAAGAAGGCCCGTGGCGCGAAGGTCGGTCAGCTGATCGCCGAGCGTGCCAAGGCTGCAGGCGTCGAGGCCGTGGTCTTCGACCGCGGTGGCCACACCTACAGCGGCCGTATCGCCGCTCTGGCCGACGCTGCTCGCGAAGGCGGGTTGAAGTTCTGA
- a CDS encoding DNA-directed RNA polymerase subunit alpha: protein MLISQRPTLSEEVIAENRSKFVIEPLEPGFGYTLGNSLRRTLLSSIPGAAVTSIRIDGVLHEFTTVPGVKEDVTDIILNLKGLVVSSEEDEPVTMYVRKQGPGVVTAGDIVPPAGVTVNNPDLHIATLNDKGKLEIELVVERGRGYVPAVQNKAAGAEIGRIPVDSIYSPVLKVTYKVEATRVEQRTDFDRLILDVETKNSITARDALASAGKTLVELFGLARELNVEAEGIEIGPSPAEADHIASFGLPIEDLDLTVRSYNCLKREGVHTVGELVARTESDLLDIRNFGQKSIDEVKVKLHSLGLALKDSPASFDPTTVAGYDAATGTWSDTDAGTFSDAEGTDQDYAETEQL, encoded by the coding sequence ATGCTCATTTCTCAGCGACCCACGCTGTCCGAAGAGGTCATCGCTGAAAACCGCTCGAAGTTCGTCATCGAGCCCCTCGAGCCTGGCTTCGGGTACACCCTCGGCAACTCTCTGCGCCGCACCCTGCTGTCGTCGATCCCCGGCGCTGCTGTCACCAGCATCCGCATCGACGGCGTCCTGCACGAGTTCACCACGGTTCCGGGCGTGAAGGAGGATGTCACCGACATCATCCTGAACCTCAAGGGCCTCGTCGTGAGCTCCGAAGAGGACGAGCCGGTCACGATGTACGTCCGCAAGCAGGGCCCCGGGGTCGTGACTGCAGGTGACATCGTTCCGCCGGCCGGCGTCACGGTGAACAACCCGGATCTGCACATCGCCACCCTGAACGACAAGGGCAAGTTGGAGATCGAGCTCGTCGTCGAGCGCGGTCGCGGCTACGTCCCCGCCGTCCAGAACAAGGCGGCAGGCGCCGAGATCGGCCGGATTCCGGTCGACTCGATCTACTCGCCGGTGCTCAAGGTCACCTACAAGGTGGAAGCGACTCGCGTCGAGCAGCGCACCGACTTCGATCGGTTGATTCTCGACGTGGAGACCAAGAACTCCATCACCGCACGGGACGCACTCGCTTCGGCGGGTAAGACCCTGGTTGAGCTCTTCGGCCTGGCCCGTGAGCTGAACGTCGAAGCAGAAGGCATCGAGATCGGACCCTCGCCCGCCGAGGCCGATCACATCGCGTCCTTCGGGCTCCCCATCGAGGATCTGGACCTCACGGTCCGCTCCTACAACTGCCTCAAGCGCGAGGGTGTTCACACCGTCGGTGAGCTCGTGGCACGTACGGAGTCCGATCTGCTCGACATCCGCAACTTCGGACAGAAGTCCATCGACGAGGTCAAGGTCAAGCTGCATTCGCTCGGCCTCGCCCTCAAGGACAGCCCTGCGTCCTTCGATCCGACGACCGTTGCCGGCTACGACGCCGCCACCGGCACGTGGAGCGATACCGATGCCGGTACCTTCAGCGACGCTGAGGGCACCGACCAGGACTACGCCGAGACCGAACAGCTTTAA
- the rplN gene encoding 50S ribosomal protein L14, which translates to MIQQESRLRVADNTGAKEILCIRVLGGSARRYAGVGDVIVATVKDATPGGNVKKGDIVKAVIVRTAKERRRPDGSYIKFDENAAVIIKADNDPRGTRIFGPVGRELRDKRFMKIVSLAPEVL; encoded by the coding sequence GTGATTCAGCAGGAGTCGCGACTGCGTGTCGCCGACAACACGGGTGCCAAGGAGATTCTCTGCATCCGCGTTCTCGGTGGCTCGGCGCGTCGCTACGCCGGGGTCGGCGACGTCATCGTCGCCACCGTCAAGGACGCCACCCCGGGTGGAAACGTCAAGAAGGGCGACATCGTCAAGGCTGTCATCGTGCGCACCGCCAAGGAGCGCCGTCGGCCGGACGGTTCGTACATCAAGTTCGACGAGAACGCCGCCGTCATCATCAAGGCGGACAACGATCCGCGCGGTACCCGTATCTTCGGACCCGTCGGTCGTGAGCTGCGCGACAAGCGCTTCATGAAGATCGTCTCGCTCGCCCCGGAGGTGCTGTGA
- the secY gene encoding preprotein translocase subunit SecY yields the protein MLSAFVSALRTPDLRRKILFTLGLVALYRLGATLPSPGVDYGNVRACIDQVSGGDSAGIYSLINLFSGGALLQLSVFAIGIMPYITASIIVQLLTVVIPKFEELRKEGQAGQTKMTQYTRYLSIALAVLQSTGIVALAARGQLLQGCSQPILADESVFGLIVIVLVMTAGAALVMWFGELITERGVGNGMSLLIFSGIASRLPSEGKAILDSRGGLIFAAVCVAALVLIAGVVFVEQGQRRIPVQYAKRMVGRRMYGGSSTYLPLKVNQAGVIPVIFASSLLYLPNLIAQLTGATTSTDPSWWQRMVNQYLVNPSNPVYILIYFLLIVFFTYFYVAITFDTEERADEMKKFGGFIPGIRPGRPTADYLQYVLSRITLPGAIYLGLIAVLPNFFLSQGNAGSSIFGGAAILILVSVGLDTVKQIESQLMQRNYEGFLK from the coding sequence TTGCTTTCCGCCTTTGTCTCGGCCCTCAGGACTCCTGACCTGAGGCGGAAGATCCTCTTCACCCTCGGTCTGGTCGCCCTGTATCGGCTGGGTGCCACGCTGCCCTCGCCAGGTGTCGACTACGGCAACGTGCGCGCGTGTATCGACCAGGTGTCCGGTGGCGATTCCGCCGGCATCTACTCGCTGATCAACCTGTTCTCCGGTGGAGCGCTGCTGCAGCTGTCGGTGTTCGCGATCGGCATCATGCCGTACATCACGGCAAGTATCATCGTGCAGCTGCTCACCGTCGTCATCCCGAAGTTCGAGGAACTCCGCAAGGAGGGCCAGGCCGGGCAGACGAAGATGACGCAGTACACGCGCTACCTTTCGATTGCGCTGGCCGTGCTGCAGTCCACCGGCATCGTCGCGCTCGCGGCCCGCGGACAGCTGCTGCAGGGATGCAGCCAACCGATCCTCGCCGACGAGAGCGTCTTCGGCCTGATCGTCATCGTGCTGGTCATGACCGCCGGTGCGGCTCTCGTCATGTGGTTCGGTGAGCTCATCACCGAGCGCGGTGTCGGCAACGGCATGTCGCTGCTGATCTTCTCCGGTATCGCGTCGCGCCTCCCGTCCGAGGGCAAGGCGATCCTCGATTCGCGCGGCGGCCTGATCTTCGCGGCCGTGTGTGTCGCGGCGCTCGTGCTGATCGCCGGTGTCGTGTTCGTCGAGCAGGGCCAGCGCCGGATTCCGGTGCAGTACGCCAAGCGCATGGTCGGACGCCGGATGTACGGCGGGTCGTCGACGTACCTCCCGCTCAAGGTCAACCAGGCCGGCGTCATCCCGGTGATCTTCGCGTCCTCGCTGCTGTACCTGCCGAACCTGATCGCGCAGCTCACCGGGGCCACCACGAGCACGGATCCGAGCTGGTGGCAGCGTATGGTCAACCAGTATCTGGTGAACCCGTCGAACCCGGTCTACATCCTCATCTACTTCCTGCTCATCGTCTTCTTCACCTACTTCTACGTCGCGATCACCTTCGATACGGAGGAACGTGCCGACGAGATGAAGAAGTTCGGTGGCTTCATTCCGGGCATTCGTCCCGGCCGCCCGACGGCGGATTATCTCCAGTACGTGCTCAGCCGCATCACGCTGCCGGGCGCCATCTATCTCGGTCTGATCGCTGTTCTGCCGAACTTCTTCCTGTCGCAGGGGAACGCGGGCAGCAGCATCTTCGGCGGCGCAGCCATCCTGATTCTGGTCAGCGTCGGCCTCGACACCGTCAAGCAGATCGAGAGTCAACTCATGCAGCGCAACTATGAAGGGTTCCTCAAGTGA
- the rpsD gene encoding 30S ribosomal protein S4 — protein MARYTGPVTRKSRRLRVDLVGGDQAFERRPYPPGQHGRARIKESEYLLQLQEKQKARFTYGVMEKQFRRYYEEANARPGKTGENLLRILESRLDNVVYRAGLARTRRQARQLVTHGHLLVNNKKVDIPSYRVSQYDIIDVREKSLATLPFQIARETQGDRPVPGWLQVVGSRLRILVHQLPERAQIEVPLQEQLIVEFYSK, from the coding sequence ATGGCTCGTTACACCGGACCCGTCACCCGTAAGTCGCGTCGTCTGCGCGTCGACCTGGTCGGAGGCGATCAGGCCTTCGAGCGTCGCCCCTACCCGCCCGGCCAGCACGGCCGCGCGCGGATCAAGGAGAGCGAATACCTGCTCCAGCTGCAGGAGAAGCAGAAGGCTCGCTTCACCTACGGCGTCATGGAGAAGCAGTTCCGTCGTTACTACGAGGAGGCGAACGCTCGCCCCGGTAAGACCGGCGAGAACCTGCTCCGCATCCTGGAGTCGCGTCTCGACAACGTCGTGTACCGCGCCGGCCTGGCTCGCACCCGCCGTCAGGCGCGTCAGCTGGTCACGCACGGTCACCTTCTCGTGAACAACAAGAAGGTCGACATCCCCAGCTACCGCGTCTCGCAGTACGACATCATCGATGTCCGCGAGAAGTCGCTGGCGACCCTGCCGTTCCAGATCGCTCGCGAGACCCAGGGCGATCGCCCGGTCCCGGGTTGGCTGCAGGTCGTCGGTAGCCGTCTCCGGATCCTGGTGCACCAGCTCCCCGAGCGTGCGCAGATCGAGGTTCCGCTGCAGGAACAGCTGATCGTCGAGTTCTACTCGAAGTAA
- a CDS encoding type Z 30S ribosomal protein S14, with protein MAKKALVNKANKKPKFAVRAYTRCQKCGRPHSVYRKFGLCRICVREMAHAGELPGVHKSSW; from the coding sequence ATGGCTAAGAAGGCACTGGTCAACAAGGCCAACAAGAAGCCGAAGTTCGCGGTGCGCGCGTACACCCGCTGCCAGAAGTGCGGTCGTCCGCACTCGGTGTACCGCAAGTTCGGCCTGTGCCGAATCTGCGTGCGCGAGATGGCTCACGCGGGCGAGCTGCCGGGCGTTCACAAGAGCTCCTGGTAA
- the rpmJ gene encoding 50S ribosomal protein L36, producing MKVQPSVKKICEKCKVIRRNGRVMVICENLRHKQRQG from the coding sequence GTGAAGGTTCAGCCTAGCGTCAAGAAGATCTGCGAGAAGTGCAAGGTGATCCGCCGTAACGGGCGCGTCATGGTGATCTGCGAGAACCTGCGCCACAAGCAGCGTCAGGGCTAA
- the rpsH gene encoding 30S ribosomal protein S8, giving the protein MTMTDPIADFLTRLRNANSAYHDEVKLPHSKIKANIAEILKREGYIADYRTEDAEVGKTLIVDLKYGPSRERSLAGVRRVSKPGLRVYAKSTNLPKVLGGLGVAIISTSSGLLTDRQAANQGVGGEVLAYVW; this is encoded by the coding sequence ATGACCATGACTGATCCCATCGCAGACTTCTTGACGCGTCTGCGTAATGCCAACTCGGCGTACCACGACGAGGTGAAGCTGCCGCACTCGAAGATCAAGGCGAACATCGCCGAGATCCTCAAGCGCGAGGGCTACATCGCGGACTACCGCACCGAGGACGCCGAGGTCGGCAAGACGCTGATCGTCGACCTCAAGTACGGCCCGAGCCGCGAGCGCAGCCTCGCCGGCGTCCGCCGTGTTTCCAAGCCGGGTCTCCGCGTGTACGCGAAGTCCACCAATCTGCCCAAGGTCTTGGGTGGCCTCGGCGTGGCGATCATCTCCACGTCTTCCGGCCTGCTCACCGATCGTCAGGCGGCCAATCAGGGTGTGGGCGGAGAAGTCCTCGCCTACGTCTGGTAA
- a CDS encoding adenylate kinase, which yields MRLVLVGPPGAGKGTQAAILSEKLGVPHISTGDLFRANIGQQTALGLEAKKYMDAGDLVPTEITNNMVKARVAEPDAAKGFLLDGFPRTVDQARALEEILAGLGAKLDGVLAFEVDDDVVVERMLARGRADDTEDVIRNRMRVYREETAPLLDHYADQLVTVDAVGPVDEVNARALAALGK from the coding sequence GTGAGACTCGTCCTCGTTGGTCCCCCCGGTGCCGGGAAGGGCACCCAGGCCGCCATCCTGTCGGAGAAGCTCGGCGTTCCGCACATCTCGACGGGCGACCTGTTCCGCGCCAACATCGGTCAGCAGACGGCGCTCGGTCTCGAGGCGAAGAAGTACATGGACGCGGGTGACCTCGTGCCCACCGAGATCACGAACAACATGGTGAAGGCGCGGGTCGCCGAGCCGGACGCAGCGAAGGGTTTCCTGCTCGACGGCTTCCCGCGCACGGTCGATCAGGCGCGGGCCCTCGAGGAGATCCTCGCCGGCCTGGGTGCCAAGCTCGACGGTGTCCTGGCGTTCGAGGTCGACGACGACGTCGTCGTCGAGCGGATGCTGGCCCGTGGCCGCGCCGACGACACCGAGGACGTCATCCGTAACCGGATGCGCGTCTACCGCGAGGAGACGGCACCGCTGCTCGACCACTACGCGGATCAGCTCGTCACCGTCGACGCCGTCGGCCCGGTCGACGAGGTCAACGCCCGCGCTCTCGCCGCACTGGGGAAGTAA
- the rpmD gene encoding 50S ribosomal protein L30, which produces MAQLKVTQVKSTIGTKQNQRDSLRTLGLKGIRQTVVREDNAQNRGLINVVRHLVTVEEV; this is translated from the coding sequence ATGGCACAGCTCAAGGTCACTCAGGTCAAGAGCACCATCGGCACCAAGCAGAACCAGCGGGACAGCCTGCGCACCCTCGGTCTGAAGGGCATCCGTCAGACCGTCGTCCGTGAGGACAACGCGCAGAACCGTGGTCTGATCAACGTGGTGCGCCACCTCGTCACGGTTGAGGAGGTCTAA
- the rplE gene encoding 50S ribosomal protein L5, whose translation MTSTENKTQPRLKARYRAEIKDALNAEFDYANVMQIPGLVKVVVNMGVGDAARDAKLINGAVNDLTLITGQKPEIRKARKSIAQFKLREGMPIGARVTLRGDRMWEFLDRLVSIALPRIRDFRGLSGNQFDGNGNYTFGLNEQSMFHEIDVDKIDRPRGMDITVVTTATNNEEGRALLKHLGFPFKEN comes from the coding sequence ATGACCTCCACCGAGAACAAGACCCAGCCGCGTCTGAAGGCCCGCTACCGTGCGGAGATCAAGGACGCGCTGAACGCTGAGTTCGATTACGCGAACGTCATGCAGATCCCCGGCCTCGTCAAGGTCGTCGTCAACATGGGTGTCGGTGACGCCGCCCGCGACGCCAAGCTGATCAACGGTGCGGTCAACGACCTCACCCTGATCACCGGCCAGAAGCCCGAGATCCGCAAGGCCCGCAAGTCCATCGCACAGTTCAAGCTGCGTGAGGGCATGCCGATCGGCGCGCGCGTCACGCTGCGCGGCGACCGCATGTGGGAGTTCCTGGACCGTCTCGTGTCCATCGCGCTGCCCCGTATCCGCGACTTCCGCGGCCTGTCGGGCAACCAGTTCGACGGCAACGGCAACTACACGTTCGGCCTCAACGAGCAGTCGATGTTCCACGAGATCGACGTGGACAAGATCGATCGCCCGCGCGGTATGGACATCACCGTCGTGACCACCGCCACCAACAACGAAGAAGGCCGTGCGCTGCTCAAGCACCTCGGCTTCCCGTTCAAGGAGAACTGA